The sequence below is a genomic window from Lolium perenne isolate Kyuss_39 chromosome 4, Kyuss_2.0, whole genome shotgun sequence.
AGGCGGGCTAGCGGAGTAATGCTAATTGGCTGTCCCAATCTTACGACGCAGCAGAACTCAAGTTCCACAAGCACGGTAACAATGGGGATAGCCTCATGTTTGTCTTTCAGCCGCGGCAAAACCCTCGTCGCGCCGAGGTTGACGGCTACTCCGGCGCGGGGCCTGTCGGGGTCAGACATCAAGGTTGACGGCTACTCCCGCACCAAGGGGCTGGGCAACGGCAAATACACCAGCTCCCAGACGTTCGACGTGGGAGGCCATAGCTGGTGCCTATTGTACATTTGTACTTCCCCCACGGTTGCAACCCAGCCAGCGCCGATTGGATCTCTCTTTCGCTGCGTCTAGACCATAGCAACGCCCCAGAAGTGAGAGCACAATACAAGTTCAGTTTGCTGGACCAATATGGCCAACCTGTTCCGTCCTACAGCCAATGCAGCGACCAGCCACAGGTCTTTGTCCCGCAAGGGAAGTTCATGCGGTTTCAGTCAATTCATCAAACGGAAAGACTTGGAGAGATCCCATTGCCTACGAGATGATGTTTTCAGAGTCAGGTGCGAGGTCACCGTGATGCCATCGTCACGCGACGTGCACCAGCACCTTGGCCAGTTGCTACTCTCGTCCGACGAGACAGCCGATGTTACATTCCTGGTCGGTAAGGACACATTCCGTGCGCACAGGTGCGTGCTCGCCGCTCGGTCATCGGTCTTCAAGATGGACCTCCTTGGTCCGATGAAGAATAAGACCGCTGCTCATGTACTACGGATCGACAACATGGAGGCCAATGTGTTCAAGGCTCTTCTGCACTTCATCTATACCGACTCCCTGCCTGAGATGGAAGAGGGCAACACCTCAGCGATGTGCCAGCATCTGCTTGTTGCAGCGGACAGGTACAACCTAGAGAGGCTAAAGCTGTTTTGCGAGGAGAAGCTTTGCGACCACGTCTTCCAGAAAACGGCGACTACTTTGAAGCTGGCTGAGCACTTGAGAAGCATAGCTGCGACGTTCCTAAAGAAACATGCTTAAAATTCCTCACTTCCCCGGGCAACTTGATGGCGCTCATGGCATCTGAAGCCTATCAGCACCTCACAAGCAGTTGCCCCTCTGTTATAGAAGAGCTGCTCATCAAGCTTAGCTTGCTCCGTGAACACTTGCAGGTGGAAGGCAAAATCTAGAGTTTATTTAAATGATTTAGATATTTGTACTCCCAGCACTGGCTACATATAGATGTATTTTAATTGTGTTAAAATATTTATTTA
It includes:
- the LOC127347608 gene encoding BTB/POZ and MATH domain-containing protein 1-like, yielding MANLFRPTANAATSHRSLSRKGSSCGFSQFIKRKDLERSHCLRDDVFRVRCEVTVMPSSRDVHQHLGQLLLSSDETADVTFLVGKDTFRAHRCVLAARSSVFKMDLLGPMKNKTAAHVLRIDNMEANVFKALLHFIYTDSLPEMEEGNTSAMCQHLLVAADRYNLERLKLFCEEKLCDHVFQKTATTLKLAEHLRSIAATFLKKHA